A region of the Scatophagus argus isolate fScaArg1 chromosome 6, fScaArg1.pri, whole genome shotgun sequence genome:
acacacacacacacacacacacacacagttatctTCCTGCTAAgcaatcatttttttccaccCTGGCACACAAAACAGACCTCAAACAAGTTTCATGTCAAAGACCAATTGAAATGCTGTATCTCATTTGCCTCAAATTGTTAAAAGTCATACATGGTCTTTCAGGGGGCGTTCTTAGGAATATTTGCGGgcttctgtgtctctctgtggctGGCTGTTGGTTCAACTTTTTATCCACCCAGCGAGGAGACCATGGGTGTCTTGCCCAGCTACACAGGCAAGTGTGGACCCATCAGCAACATCACCCAGGACAGCAGCCCTGTTCAGGACCAACACTCCATCCTCACCCCGCTTCGCCCCAATAACCTGGGGTCAGTGAGTTCAGCAAGACCTGCGCTGAAACACAACTGCTTTTTCCCCCCATGTAGTTTACATTGGTTAAACATAATCAGTTCTGGAATAACAGTTTATCTGTACTATAATAAATACCAGTCAAATTAAGAAGATAAATTAATATCCAGTAATGTGGTATTTAGCCTAGATTTTGTAATCTTTGTAAATTTACACATTGATAATGTCAGttaaaattacaaacacaacattgatTCAAGTCAAGGTGAAGTCAAGGTGTGCTGCTATTGTTTTAAGTTGAAGTGCTCCAGTGACCCACATACATGGGTTGGCTTATGGCTTGTTGCAAAGGTACTGTAGCCACTGTTCCTGTTGGAGTAAGTTTACATATATTAACCAACCACAAGTGCCCGCAAGGTCAAATGATAGACCGACTATATGAATAGATTTTCATATTTAGAACATTATACAGGGCTGCCACATGAGTGTGAGACTCGTGTAGACCTAATTAACACTTTTAATACACGTTCATTTTCTCATGGCgaaaacaaattcattcataACATTTATGGTAGAGCACACACATACCTTAAGCTAGACTTGTGTTTCAAATGTTAAATCAATCAAATATATGATATGAGGGCGTAGCCTTTCCAAAATTCCGTTTTGGGGCCTTAATTACAAGGCCACCACCCGGCTGATTGGGTGCACATGTCTTGGGAACCACTTGTTCATTATTTTCCATTATTggatatttattattattggacAACATTTCATGTTTCTGGCTTACTCCAAACAGTTCAGTCCAGACATAGAAATTGAAACATGTTACAGCACTtaaactttttttctgaaactaGGGGCCTGCAAAACTTCTACTCCATGTCCTACCTCTATTTCGGAGCCATGGCAACTAGTTCGGTGGTGATAGTTGGGATGGTCGTGAGCTATGCAACAGGTAATAAGATGAAGAAATGAGATAGACAAGAAAACTGCTGACACATGATGACATGTTATTCAGATcctctgttttaatttaagcCAATAAACTGCACTGAGTTGCCAGTATTTTAAAAGTAACAACCTAAACTCCAGGCAATGCAGCACTATTGCAGTACAATAAAAGCTAGTCGTTATATTATATCAGAAAGGTGTGATTCAGCTTGGTGATGATTTAGTGCATCGTACTATAACACTGTGTCTCTCCACACTCAGGACCAACAGAGAGGAATCATATCAAAGAGGGTTTGTTATGGTGGGAtctgaacaaaaataaagtggAGCTTCCATTAGAGCACAGAGTAAGTACTATATCACCAGCTTGATTTTGGttacctttgttttgtttctgtagaTGCAGAAATGTAAGCGAAATGAAGTAGGAGACTGGATGAAGTAAATATCACCAAAGATTATCTGTTTATTATCTTCAGTTAGGTAACACACTGGACATTTGGgtttacattttctgcatggagtgtgcatgttttcatcatttagTGTGGATTTCTCTTCACACTACAACACATGCATCTCAGGTGGTCCCGAGACTCTTAATGAAGGGTTTTGTTCCAAAGTGCAATGTGCCTAAGACTCCAGCCCCCTTATTGTTGTCAGTCAATCATTTTGGAGCAGATTTCTAATTACACTGCACCcatacattttaatgtgttggctgactgtgtttgttttaggatTCGAACAGCAGGATGTTTCCCTGCTTTTGCATGTTGcatgctgaaataaaacatgttctCACTCCTCAAATACAACAGATTAGTTTATCATCATAAAACCTTCAGATGACAGTCTAAATAGCCTCCAAGCacggagcctatcccagctaacaaaggactggtcaccagtcaatcgcagggccgacacacttctaggggcaatgtagagtagccagttaacctaatgtgcatgtttttgggatggtgggaggaagctggagtacccggagaaaacccacacaggcacagggagaaaaagcaaactccacacagaagagcctAGACCAGGATTCAAATCTGGAATCcttttgctatgaggcaacagtgctaaccactgcaccactgtgcatATTATAGGTAATATTGGAAAACTGCAATCGTCAGACATTGCAACATTTTACTTGACAATCACCTGACAAATGAGACTTTAGTGTACCCAAACACTGTCATTTGCGTCatccccccccaccaccacacctCAGTCTTTTGGCCCAACTAAAAAGGCAGTCTTCCAAGGAGTAATGGTGAATTTGGAAGTGATGTGAAAAAGATTCAGGCAAATATTACTGAAAAAGCTCACTCAGAGACACAACTCTCATATTAGAGTGCAGTAATAAAACTACTTATTTCTTATTGAGTGCTGCCCCCTCCTGGTGAGTCTAGGTAGCCATCAACATAACTGTGCGCAAACACATAGCTAGCTTAACCCTGAGAAATCTGCGCTAAAAATGTCAATGTTAAAATggataaacacattttattccaTGGACACAGTGTACCTGACTACTGGACAAGGGACCAAGTTAACTatttctgcaaaacaaatgGCTCATTGTGAAAGATAAAAAACTTTAATGCCAGATTTTCACATCATTTGAATTTTTGGGTGTACACTGTGGACAAGGCCTGAAACTACTGAGTGAATGGGCTGAGTGGGTGGTGACGCATTTCAGCtatgacaacaacaactaaGCCTCACAAAACAGATCAGTGAATCCCAAGAATCACTTTCCAAATGtaatgttattgtttatttcaaacaagacatagacacacaaagcagatgATTACTTGAATGTTCTGAATTTCATTCTGTGGCTGTAACTGAGCCTGTAGCTGGAAGAGTTaagtcaaacagaaaataagccacaaaaaaacatgcagatggGAAGGCAGGAGCATTTACCTGCAACCCCAGGCAGCTCAATTTCGCCACAGGCTGTGCAACCTGCCCAGCCTCATTCTGTGCCTCATTCGGCCTCACGAAGGTTGGCCGAAAAGTCAACACACTGATAGTGATAATTATGGAAAAAGTTTGTATTGGCTATGACACACAGACTGCGATGCTTCAACACCACACTGGAACAGTGATGTCACGCCTCCGATTGGAAGTCCATGGAGGCAAGCAAACACAATTGTCAGCGTCGTACAGTGCAACCGGCCTTCATATGGCTTTTGTGGCATTGTGTCAGGGCCAGCCCAAGAAGTGGGCCAGTACCACTGAGACTGCGACACATGAGGCGTCTGCAGCTCCCGCTTGCCAGCTTACATTTGGATGCCAAGAGGCCCAAATGGCACTTGAAAACAAGCTTTGTTATCTTGAGATAACACAAAAATTGACTTATGATCTTGAgataacagcattaaaaaactGACTTGGCCTACATTCCTTCTAGGCATCCATTTTTAGTCACAATAGCCCTTTATGGCATAATGAACAGGATTAGCATTAGCTATTTGAAAACCTCACCCTCTAACACACCGATTGGCAGTATATCTCCTTGCACCAcactttttcccctccttctccacttGTGTGATTGTTTTCGGTTGAAAGCATGCTTTAGGTATGAGTACAATGTAGGCAGAAATGGTAGGTATGCATGTAGCATCAAAAGAACTCTAGAAGGCTTAACCCCACAACAGCTACAATCTCACCGTTGGTCAAACTTAagcttttgaaataaaaatcatgcaCACAGAGTGTGCACAGGGGTATTATTGTGCAGTGTGCGTCTTTCACTGCATGTTTCGTTGCTTTAATTtcattgctctgtttttgcAGAGAAACGAAAGGACAAGGCAAGATAAACCGCAGCTTGTGCCTTTGAGGGAACTACacaaagaagacacaaaagaaaaaggagaaccAATAGATGCTGGAAATGTTCAATCCCCACTCAGAGTTTAGGTGTTGGGCAACTAAAAGATTTTATCCCAAATAGCACTGATGGCAGTGGAATTTTCTCTCTAGTCGTACATACCAATTTTGGACTAGTCTAAAGTAGTAGTTTAGGAAATAAGTGTTGCAAtgaacagggaaaaaaaaatcctttcccGGATTCTGAAAACTTCTGTGTCTTTTGGGGTTCTGAGTCTGCCCCATATTTAAAGCTATATTTAGGTAAAACAAACGACTATTTCAAAAATCTATCTCTAAAAGTGTGATTGAAGGCCTTTATAATTGTGCCAAAGAACGTATAGACTGTAATCAAATACTCTGCGGTGTTATCTGAATTCCTTTAATGTTGAAAGCATCTTTCATCAGGACATTCATTTTGGTATGTCCCATATCTGTAGCGATGCCCACCTGCACTTCAGCCAGTGTTAAAGGAAATGTGAGCCGTGTGCTCATTTCCACTCATTTTCTTGTTCCCTTGTTTCTTACGCTTCATGTCTTTCCCTTTTGTTAACTAAAACTTCCTCTTAAAGGGACAGTAAGGAGACATGATGAGATCCTTCACGTAAATATCTTCACAGAGACATTCTCAACAACTAGTTATTATTCATCCAGTCCACCCACAACTGGCATCAGATGATTCAAACTAATTTACCATTAACATCAGTGTTATATGTGAACAAAATCCACTACTAAATCCTGGACTGGATTCAAAACAGCAGGGAAACATGAAAATATCCTCTGTTAAGAACAGTTTTTTAATGGCACTTTGTGGATAAATAATGTTTCCTTGAGCTTGACTCTGATTGCTGCTATTCATACACGTCAGATAAGCCACTGGTTGGCTCCAGTTTCATTGGAGGAACATTAAAATTAGAAAGAACACAATCTAATctcataaaacataaaaacataaaagtttaTTTCATGAGCAGTAAAACAACTTTGCTATTCATAGTAAGCATAATAAATTGGCTTTATGACTTTTTTCTACTTGTGctacagtttcagtgttttagcACTGATCTATAAGTTATGTATTATACTTCATAATGCACAACTTATAACAACATTGATTAATATATATTCATCATTACAAGTCTTTCTCCCTGTAACTACATGCATGTTTAACATACCCAGTGAAACGGAAACTGGCTGTTATCACCATAAATCATAAATTGTAAATCATTTCCTGTGCATCTTGTACTTTTTGCTCACAGCAAGTCGGCGGCAGATTCTGAGTAACGATACCCAGCTGAAATGTCACTTGCTGACTCCCCAAATGCCTGTGGAGGCTTTGGGCACACCTCAACAAGTAGCCAATTCAAATTATGGCAAAGTGTAGGTTCAGGTTTGTTATCAGTAGAGGAGGATCAgtactgcagcagcactgagttCATACTTAAGTTAAAGTACTGATGCCACTGAAAAGACAAGTTTTGGTGACATGTTTTGCATTCAAAGCTTAAATAAAAGCCTGTGAGTGTTACTGGGAGGATAAACTTTTAGTATAAACgaatatgtgtaaatataacTTAAATATTTTTGCGGCTCTCTAACATTTTGAAGATTTTAGTTTATCCTTTTGTAAATGTGGTACCGTACAGAttttaagtgaaacaaaatacaacCAAAAATAAAGTGCACACTTGATAAACTTTACTGTGAGTAGAAGAACGTACAGTAGGCTGTGGaaagaacttttttttaaaacctagGTGTTTTTCTACACATATCTATAAATTTATATTGTGTCATATAAGAAAATAACAATACTTCTATTTGAGTAGAACGACACTTTGTACCAGTATCACATCTTCATTCAGTTCCAGTTCTCATTTTCAGGGACTAAGAAATTATGGGAGTAAGAAAGCGTGGTTGTGACCAGTCTGGTTCCATATGTCGTGTTAAAGTATATTAGGGTGTATACTGACACCTGGTGATGACTGAGTGTCAATtcaggtgtacacacacatggatgACACACATCCGTTATGGCTGCCACTCAGATACACGAGACCAAGGAGTCCAGAAACACTTCGCATCACATGagtcatttattacattttctgtaactATCACCCATTCTCTCTTTACGAAATAAAGCACAACATTTCCACACACGCTAGTTTTCATAACAAACTGACAGGCCTAAATTAAAGTCTGTCGTGAATGTTGAGGGGTTGTGCTTCCGCGCACATTGGTCCGGAATCCCTCGACCACCtccatgttgctgctgtgtttcttcagCCCGGTGCTTCACCACTCGTCCGCGGCCCTATTGGAGTCCTCGTCCGCTACAGCACAGTCCAGGCGCTGAACACCGGGAAGCGCCAGATCCCTTTCGTTAAGCTTCTCCAAAAACGAGGAAAGCAGTCGTTTGTTTAAATGGTCCGTCAGGGTCCTCTCTTCTTCGACCCGCTCCTTGGCGACATTTCCACCCGACTCCACGTCCTCCGCCTCGGTGTCCGCGCTGAGCTGCGAGGAGGCCGACAGGTGGTTCAAGGACAAGCCGTTCGACTGCTCGTCCTCCCCGGACTGCTGCTCCGCCCAGCTCCCGGCGTCTGCCCCTGATTCCGTCTCCATTCGTGATATTAACGTGGTTTGCAGTGCCGCATTCTCCAGCTCCTTTAGGCGTTTACTGTGGAGGCCGCAGGCAGGAGGTTCATTCCCAGTCGGTTGGTTGTTATGAGGAGGCTCACCAGTTTGCTCCATCATGCTATGGGTTAGCGCAGCCCATAGATTGGGAATACTTCTCTGGTGGTGACAGGGCGGTGTCGCCGCCCTGTGGCCACAGATATAACTGCACCATTAATCATCACACCGAAGCCTTGGGCCAGTGGAAGAGATTTCCTTTACTCAGCTAAAAGCAACAACAAGTAAAAATCATGCATCCAAAAAggtaaaagtacagaagtataaGCAGTATAATACTTTTGAAagttaaagtatcaaaagtaaaagtactcattgtgcAGCTGAGTGTTGCAGAAGTTGGGATAATTTTTAATGGGTTTGTATTACCGGGTGTTTTATCATATAGCATGGATTATGTTTTCTAATATAATTTTAATGTACAAACTTTATCTTCATGTTAACTAGTAACTGTGGCTGTAGAGTAAATACGGAGTGAGGATAGAGTACCTTAAAATGGAGCAACTGAAGTACAAGTTTATTAATATAGTATGTAGTAAAGTATAATAACTGATACTTAAGTAAATGAATGCAGTCACTTTTCACTGCCatcataattataattattttccCATGTCTTGTTGATGTCCTTGTTTATCAACTTGTTTTGCAAGATGGCGATGAGGTTttacaacaaacagcaacaactaAATATTAGCTTTTTTAAAACTGTCTTTTACAACaacactcatacacaaacaGTGTAAACTTTGTACATCCACCTTAGGGAATCCACTTCGATTTCGTTAGTCTTTTTGACCACCTTGAGTTTCCGTAGAACAAGAATTAGTTACCATAGTGATCATCTATGGTAGAGGCGAACGAACATCTGAAGTAGCTCGGATACAGCGAACAGGTAACAAAACGATTACCAGGGACGCCAAAATGATATGATACATTTGCTCACCACTAATAAGagagttcagaaaaaaaatctcttgcACCAGGCTAACCTGATGTTCACCACCGGCGACACTAAACGTTAGCTTTTTGCTAACTTGCATCTAGCCGCAAGCTAGCTAGATTATGTATAGACATGTCTACAACAACTGACGTTACCATCACACATCCGATTGCTAGTTAAACATACGCTATCCATCAGAGGCATCCCAGTTAGCTTGCGCATAAATCATAAACGGTTCTGTTATATTGCAGCAaggattattatttatttatttatttttgcttccaCTGTTCTAAAATTGTTATGGAGGTTAGCATTTAACGACATAAGTTGAGTCGGGTTAATTGCATTCATACAGCCCAAAATCACGAATTTGTGTCAGAGGGATCTGGGCAACATAACCACGACAAACTCGGCCTTTGGTTTTCTTTGACTCCATCCAAAAGGCAAGTTGATGTGCAGCGTCAGCAGCTTGGTCTGTAATACATCTCCTTTGGTTTGTTGCCACAGGAGGAGAAAGTGCATGTTTTGCTGTGCAGTCCTCCCAAGTCAAAATGTCCTTCAGAGATTTAAGGAGTAAGTGATGCACGTTGTCTGCTTTGCGTTGTACGTAAtgatttttatataatttagTTGAAAATCGGGGTTTTCTTGTTGGTAACTGCAGTCGCATTTCATCTGACAGATTTCACAGAAATGATGAGAGCCTTGGGCTATCCTCGGTTGATATCAATGGAGAACTTCAGAACGCCAAACTTCACTTTGGTGGCAGAAATCCTCATATGGCTTGTAAAGAGGTATATGCTTGAACTAAGCAAATTCTACAATCTTCAAGTTTGAACTTCAGCTTTCTTttccaaacacattttgcacaatATTTTTCGTCGATATATTTCTACCTGCACTCTGATTCAGATCAAATGTCAAATTCTTTTACTTGGCTCAGACAAAACTATGTATAGACATTATGTATGTAATGGTTGGTACAGTAATACATTTTGCTCTTTGTCTTTTGCTCCCTGTGCCTCTTTCTTTGCCCATTACATGTAGATATGAGCCTCAGATGGATATTCCCACTGATGTAGATACTGAGTCTGACAGAATATTCTTCGTCAAGGCCGTTGCCCAGTTTATGGTGATACCTTTTCTTAAGTTTACACAGAATGTACAGATTACTTTTAGTTCATGAAGACctgctgtttgtcagtctgtcttaACCAGGATCTCATGCTGTTGCAGGCAACTAAGGCTCACATTAAGTTGAACACCAAGCGTCTCTACCAGGCTGATGGCTATGCAGTAAAAGAGATGCTGAAGATCACCTCAGTGCTGTACAGCGCTATGAAGACCAAGCAGATGGCCCTGGCAGACCGATCTGAGGATGACAACAGCAAGTTCAAGTTCGATCTTGGCTCAAGGGTGAGATGCACTTTTAATGCTGTGTAATGTTATGACTaagttattttatctttattcttCATCTTTATCCTCCTAAGTTTAATGTCTACTATATCAGCTCTAAAGAGTTCTCTAAAGAGCTCTAAAGAGTGCGTATGTGCTCTGTATGTAGTAACTTTTGTTACATTACTTGACTTGAAAAGCATCTTGTTGGTCTCTTCTATTCTGATTCGCATGCAGATTGACAATTTCAGATTAAAAATAGTGCACTAGTTAATATGATACGCCAcagtgtttaacattttggtgtgtttgtctttctattGATTTAATTAGTTTTTTCCAGTATTCAATCCTAGAAGAAATaactgtgtgctgctgatgaGGTCTCACTATTGTGTTCATTTTAGATTTCAGATCTTAAAGCAGCTCGGCAGCTGGCATCCGAGGTCACATCTAAAGGAGCATCTCTGTATGATTTGCTGGGAAAAGAGGTGGACCTAAGGGTGAGGGGAAACACATAAGACAGTTTGTGTCATCTTTCTTTAACACCAGTCTCACATAAAACTGCCGTTGGCCATCAAGGACCTTTGTAACCCTTCCAGTAAAGGATGCACATTATATGGATGAGTATAGATTttgaacttctttttaaaatatgaaaatgtaaaaataccaGTTGTCTTATTAATATCGGCCATGAAAAGAAGGTAATTGTAGGTAATTAGCATCGACTTGAAAAAATCCATGTTGCACATTTCCACTTTCAGCTATTGAGCTGTGAGTGCTGGTATCAtgatgtggttttgttttatcGCATTGAACCAAAGCTGAGATCATAACACTGGAACAATAGCTCTGCAGTGTTTGAAAAGACACTAGTGACAGTAAAGCAGGTGATGCAGCGCACTTATGTTTCCTCACAGGAAAGAAGAACTGCAGCCATCGCCAGACCCCTGGAGATCAACGAGACTGAGAAGGCCCTGAGAGCTGCCATCAAAGAGGTCCTGGTATGTATTTATCCTGACAGtcctcattttttaaattgacaCAGAACCTATTTATATCTACAAAACTGCCCTGAATTTGCCATGAcgtctttgttttcactgttaagGAAAGTGTGGAGAAGACCAAAGACATGCTGAGTAACGTTGTTTCTGATGAAACCAGTCTCGACAGTAAGatagaaaagaagaagcaggagctggagaggaaTCGTAAGAGGCTGCAGACACTGCAGAGTGTC
Encoded here:
- the cluap1 gene encoding clusterin-associated protein 1 homolog, yielding MSFRDLRNFTEMMRALGYPRLISMENFRTPNFTLVAEILIWLVKRYEPQMDIPTDVDTESDRIFFVKAVAQFMATKAHIKLNTKRLYQADGYAVKEMLKITSVLYSAMKTKQMALADRSEDDNSKFKFDLGSRISDLKAARQLASEVTSKGASLYDLLGKEVDLRERRTAAIARPLEINETEKALRAAIKEVLESVEKTKDMLSNVVSDETSLDSKIEKKKQELERNRKRLQTLQSVRPAFMDEYEKIEEDLQKQYDTFVEKFRNLCFLESQLDEYHRLEQERFEEAENTLRVMQHKLREEERDMMNSLKDEDSDMDVPEDEGSDSDMEECRPSKPRPVRNSIMAGRGARFIGNMQGGDSDETEDSEIDVDEDDEEDDEGDEGEEEEESKDLEDDSLEGLVSRGARPSRGGTRPPLLEESDNDF